The following coding sequences lie in one Mycobacterium gordonae genomic window:
- a CDS encoding SDR family NAD(P)-dependent oxidoreductase, with translation MTILRYDDRVAVITGAGRGLGRAYALMLAERGAKIVVNDTGGSLTGDGASTAPAQDVAAEIAAAGGEAVANCDSVTTAAGGRAIVQAALDHFGRIDIVIHNAGTVRRGSLKELSYEDFDAVLDVHLRGAFHVVRPAFPLMCDAGYGRIVLTSSIGGMYGNRGVANYAAAKAGLIGLSNAVALEGAGDGVLCNVIVPSAVTRMAEGLDVSAYPPMGPELVAPVVGYLTHESCRVNGEILIAIAGRVARAVVAESPGVQRVAWTVEDVAEQLYAARDLSAPLVFPAVPDGHADHIRYSFESAAWAIKENAHHG, from the coding sequence ATGACCATCCTCAGATACGACGATCGCGTTGCTGTGATCACCGGCGCCGGGCGGGGTTTGGGCCGCGCGTACGCCCTGATGCTGGCGGAGCGGGGCGCCAAGATCGTGGTGAACGACACTGGCGGCAGTTTGACCGGTGACGGCGCGAGTACCGCACCGGCGCAGGACGTTGCGGCCGAGATCGCGGCGGCCGGCGGCGAAGCTGTGGCGAATTGCGATTCGGTGACCACCGCCGCCGGTGGGCGGGCGATCGTCCAGGCGGCCCTTGACCATTTCGGGCGGATCGACATTGTGATCCACAACGCCGGCACGGTGCGGCGCGGATCCTTGAAGGAGCTCAGTTACGAAGATTTCGACGCCGTGCTGGACGTGCATCTGCGCGGTGCCTTTCACGTGGTGCGTCCGGCCTTTCCGCTGATGTGCGACGCCGGCTATGGCCGCATCGTGCTGACCTCCTCGATCGGTGGAATGTACGGCAACCGGGGTGTCGCCAATTACGCCGCCGCAAAGGCCGGACTGATCGGCCTGTCCAATGCCGTTGCGCTCGAAGGGGCGGGTGACGGCGTGTTGTGCAACGTCATCGTCCCGTCTGCGGTGACCAGGATGGCCGAAGGACTGGATGTTTCGGCATATCCCCCGATGGGTCCCGAACTGGTGGCACCCGTGGTCGGCTATCTCACCCACGAGTCCTGCCGTGTCAACGGCGAGATTCTGATCGCGATCGCCGGCCGGGTGGCCCGGGCGGTCGTCGCCGAGAGCCCAGGGGTGCAGCGGGTGGCGTGGACCGTCGAAGACGTCGCCGAACAGCTCTACGCCGCCCGCGATCTCAGCGCACCGCTGGTCTTTCCGGCGGTGCCCGATGGGCATGCCGATCACATCCGGTACAGCTTCGAGTCGGCGGCGTGGGCGATCAAGGAGAATGCCCACCATGGCTGA
- a CDS encoding enoyl-CoA hydratase, whose product MRNHTAEETTAVLGLSTSHLDGVLSVTMDRPECLNALTVPVLTRLADVLERAATDRDVKVVRLGGAGRAFSAGASMNVDDWHGVGSATDIARQGSRVVHAITAMPQPVVAVVHGPAAGSAISLAMACDLVLASETAYFTLGFTRMGLMPDAGASASLAATIGRGRALRMALLNERLSAAEAFAWGLVSAVHPAGKLEWEARKLIRSLVNGPTAAFAQTKAAINAATLDGLEPALERELLGLAVLVESDDFIEGASAFHQRRPAAFTGS is encoded by the coding sequence ATGCGAAACCACACAGCGGAAGAGACCACGGCAGTGCTGGGGCTGTCGACAAGCCACCTCGACGGCGTGCTGTCAGTGACGATGGACCGGCCGGAATGCCTCAACGCGCTCACCGTTCCGGTGCTGACGCGACTCGCCGACGTCTTGGAGCGCGCTGCTACCGACCGCGACGTGAAGGTGGTGCGGCTCGGTGGCGCGGGTCGCGCGTTTAGTGCGGGAGCCAGCATGAACGTCGACGACTGGCACGGCGTCGGATCGGCCACCGATATCGCCAGGCAGGGCAGCCGCGTGGTGCATGCCATCACGGCAATGCCGCAGCCGGTCGTCGCCGTCGTACACGGCCCGGCGGCCGGCAGCGCCATCTCGTTGGCGATGGCGTGCGACCTCGTTCTGGCCTCGGAAACCGCCTATTTCACACTGGGGTTCACCAGAATGGGCCTGATGCCCGACGCCGGCGCTTCCGCCTCGCTGGCAGCCACCATCGGGCGTGGCAGGGCGCTGCGGATGGCGCTGCTCAATGAAAGGCTGTCCGCGGCCGAGGCGTTCGCCTGGGGGCTGGTCAGCGCCGTTCATCCAGCCGGGAAACTGGAGTGGGAGGCGAGGAAGCTGATTCGGTCGCTGGTGAACGGACCCACGGCCGCGTTCGCACAGACCAAGGCCGCCATCAACGCGGCCACCCTGGACGGGCTGGAGCCTGCTCTCGAACGCGAACTGCTCGGTCTGGCAGTTCTGGTCGAGTCGGACGACTTCATCGAGGGTGCATCCGCATTCCACCAGCGCCGTCCGGCCGCGTTCACCGGCAGCTGA
- a CDS encoding CaiB/BaiF CoA transferase family protein — MADSAGAKSDRKPGPLAGVRVLDLTAMVMGPYCTQIMADMGADVIKIEPPQGDDTRYVSVGPAPGMSGVFVNVNRGKRGVILDLKSDAGRTALHALIERADVFIHSMRAAAIARLGFSYPDVAALNKTIVYTNCYGYSRRGPRRDLPAYDDTIQAACGLPSVQQQLTGEANYVGTIVADKVAGLTALYATMMALFHRERTGEGQEVEIGMFEAMASFMLVEHANGAMFDPPLGPAIYPRTVAPNRRPYRTSDGYISALIYNDKHWAAFTDAVRPPWSSERYATLEGRARQIDTVYALLAETFAQRSTQQWLDLLRELEIPASALSSPAALFDDPQLDAVGFFETVDSPYGPVRFPGVPTWFSRTPGGIAGPAPDLGAHTAEVLDELGLSCIDAGFDAEAAESV, encoded by the coding sequence ATGGCTGATTCAGCGGGCGCGAAGTCTGATCGGAAGCCAGGTCCGCTGGCGGGCGTGCGCGTCCTCGACCTCACCGCGATGGTGATGGGCCCCTACTGCACCCAGATCATGGCCGACATGGGCGCCGACGTGATCAAGATCGAGCCGCCGCAAGGCGACGACACCCGATACGTTTCGGTCGGCCCGGCTCCGGGCATGAGTGGCGTCTTCGTCAACGTCAACCGCGGCAAGCGCGGCGTCATCCTCGATCTGAAATCCGATGCGGGCCGGACCGCCCTGCATGCGTTGATCGAACGCGCCGACGTCTTCATCCACTCGATGCGCGCCGCGGCGATCGCCCGGCTCGGATTCAGCTACCCCGACGTCGCCGCGTTGAACAAAACGATCGTCTACACCAACTGCTACGGGTACAGCCGGCGCGGACCCCGCCGGGACCTGCCCGCTTACGATGACACGATCCAGGCCGCCTGCGGGTTGCCGTCGGTACAACAGCAGCTGACCGGCGAAGCCAACTACGTCGGGACCATCGTGGCCGACAAGGTAGCGGGGCTCACCGCGCTCTACGCGACGATGATGGCGCTCTTTCACCGGGAACGTACCGGTGAGGGACAGGAAGTGGAGATCGGCATGTTCGAGGCCATGGCCTCGTTCATGCTGGTCGAGCACGCCAACGGGGCGATGTTCGACCCGCCGCTCGGACCCGCGATATATCCGCGGACGGTGGCGCCGAATCGCCGGCCCTACCGCACCAGTGACGGCTACATTTCGGCGCTGATCTACAACGACAAGCACTGGGCCGCCTTCACCGATGCCGTGCGACCACCGTGGAGCAGCGAGCGGTACGCCACCCTCGAGGGCCGGGCCCGGCAGATCGACACCGTGTATGCGCTCCTGGCCGAGACGTTCGCCCAGCGCAGCACCCAGCAGTGGCTGGACCTGCTCCGGGAGCTGGAGATACCGGCTTCGGCGTTGTCCTCGCCGGCGGCGCTGTTCGACGATCCGCAACTCGATGCCGTGGGTTTCTTCGAGACGGTGGACAGCCCGTACGGGCCGGTGCGCTTCCCAGGAGTTCCGACCTGGTTCTCCCGCACCCCGGGCGGTATCGCGGGTCCGGCTCCGGACCTGGGCGCGCACACTGCCGAAGTGCTCGACGAATTGGGCCTGAGCTGTATCGATGCCGGCTTCGACGCGGAGGCTGCCGAATCGGTATAG